A region from the Acipenser ruthenus chromosome 13, fAciRut3.2 maternal haplotype, whole genome shotgun sequence genome encodes:
- the LOC117417709 gene encoding netrin receptor UNC5B-b-like isoform X1, which produces MHSSRIQRSAALGLLMGYLAFCNLRATEAGPGDYSDVLPDSFPSAPAEPLPSFQQEPDDAYIVKNNPVELRCRATPAAQIYFKCNGDWVNQNDHVTRESLDQITGLVVREVDIEVSRTQVEELFGLDDFWCQCVAWSSAGTTKSRRAYVRIAYLRKNFDQEPLGKEVPLEHEVLLQCRPPEGIPGAEVEWLKNEEPIDPTRDSNFLITIDHNLIIKQARLSDTANYTCLARNIVAKRRSTTATVIVYVNGGWSTWTEWSPCNTRCGRGWQKRTRSCTNPAPLNGGAFCEGQPYQRVTCNTLCPVDGGWTEWAKWSACSRECTHWRSRDCQAPAPVNGGKDCSGLLLQSKNCTDGLCMTNKKLFVEHKIHPLEVTGDVALYAGLVVALSIFLVIMVAVGVVVYRRMCRDFDTDITDSSAALTGGFHPINYKPPRHDNPHLLNASIQPDLTASAGSYRGPMYSLQDSGDKIPMTTSPLLDPLPSLKIKVYNSSTVSSQGLSSGGGLQEGGPISKAPLGTYPGGGVLSRDGDILNQKNKVLGSSQHLHTLPREPGNSASGTFGCLGGRLIIPNTGVSLLVPQGTIPQGKFYEMYLIINKRDNTTLPSEGTQTVLSPVVTCGPTGLLLCCPVVLSVPHCADLASSDWMVKLKTQAHSQWEEVVTLDEETFSTPCYCQLEPHSCHVLLDQLGTYSLVGESYSSAALKSLQLAIFAPAACSSLEYSLKVYCIEDTPDALKEILELERNQGGYLLEEPKPLLFKDSYHNLRLSIHDIPHSLWKSKLLAKYQEIPFYHIWSGSQRALHCTFNLERHSLASTELTCKICVRQVEGEGQIFQLHTFIQENVTPFNPFPAADSDPCPSIQVGPYAFRIPSSIRYKICSSLDAPTTRGNDWRLLAHNLGFDRYLNYFATKSSPTGVLLDLWEACHHDDADLNSLASALEEMGKSEVLVVMATEGDC; this is translated from the exons gccCCGGTGATTACAGCGATGTGCTCCCGGACTCGTTCCCTTCGGCCCCCGCGGAGCCCCTACCCTCGTTCCAGCAGGAGCCGGACGACGCCTACATCGTGAAGAACAATCCTGTGGAATTGCGTTGCAGGGCCACGCCCGCCGCGCAGATCTACTTCAAATGCAACGGGGACTGGGTCAACCAGAACGACCACGTGACCAGAGAGAGCCTGGACCAGATCACAG GGCTGGTGGTTCGAGAGGTGGATATCGAGGTCTCTCGCACTCAGGTAGAGGAGCTCTTTGGACTGGATGATTTCTGGTGCCAGTGCGTGGCCTGGAGTTCTGCTGGGACTACAAAGAGCAGGAGGGCTTACGTCCGCATCGCAT ACCTGCGGAAGAACTTCGATCAGGAGCCGCTGGGGAAGGAGGTCCCGCTGGAGCACGAGGTGTTATTGCAGTGTCGGCCACCAGAGGGCATCCCAGGGGCTGAG GTGGAGTGGTTGAAGAACGAGGAGCCCATCGACCCCACCAGAGACTCCAACTTCCTGATCACCATCGATCACAACCTCATCATCAAGCAGGCTCGGCTCTCCGACACGGCCAACTACACCTGCCTGGCCAGGAACATTGTGGCCAAGAGACGCAGCACCACCGCCACTGTCATCGTATACG TGAACGGTGGCTGGTCCACGTGGACGGAGTGGTCCCCCTGTAACACTCGCTGTGGCCGTGGCTGGCAGAAGCGGACCCGGTCCTGTACCAACCCGGCGCCCCTCAACGGAGGAGCCTTCTGTGAGGGGCAGCCGTACCAGAGAGTCACCTGCAACACACTGTGCCCAG TGGACGGAGGCTGGACGGAGTGGGCGAAGTGGTCTGCCTGCAGCAGGGAGTGCACACACTGGCGCAGCCGCGACTGCCAGGCCCCGGCACCCGTGAACGGGGGGAAAGACTGCAGCGGTCTGCTGCTCCAATCCAAGAACTGCACCGACGGACTCTGTATGACCA ATAAAAAGCTTTTTGTTGAACATAAAATTCATC ctctggaGGTGACGGGTGATGTAGCGCTGTACGCCGGCCTGGTGGTGGCGCTGTCTATTTTCCTGGTGATCATGGTGGCGGTGGGCGTGGTGGTCTACCGGCGGATGTGCCGTGACTTCGACACCGACATCACTGACTCATCGGCCGCCCTGACCGGGGGCTTTCACCCCATCAACTACAAACCTCCCCGACACG ATAACCCCCATCTCCTGAACGCCTCGATCCAGCCCGACCTGACCGCCAGCGCGGGTTCGTACCGGGGGCCCATGTACTCTCTGCAGGACTCGGGAGACAAGATCCCCATGACTACCTCCCCCTTGCTGGACCCCCTGCCCAGCCTGAAGATCAAGGTGTACAACTCCTCCACCGTCTCCTCTCAGGGGCTGTCCAGCGGAGGGGGGCTGCAGGAGGGAGGGCCCATCAGCAAGGCACCCCTGGGGACCTACCCCGGGGGAGGAGTGCTGTCCCGGGATGGAGATATCCTGAACCAGAAAAACAAGGTTCTCGGCTCCTCACAGCACCTCCACACCCTCCCCAGGGAGCCTGGGAACAGTGCCAGTGGGACGTTCGGCTGCCTAGGGGGACGACTGATTATCCCCAACACAG GTGTCAGTCTGCTGGTTCCCCAGGGCACAATCCCACAGGGGAAGTTCTACGAGATGTACCTCATCATAAACAAGCGCGACAACACAAC GCTCCCCTCGGAGGGCACACAGACTGTCCTGAGCCCCGTGGTGACATGTGGTCCCACAGGGTTGCTGCTGTGCTGCCCGGTCGTCCTGAGTGTACCGCACTGCGCCGACCTGGCCTCCTCTGACTGGATGGTGAAGCTCAAGACACAGGCACACAGCCAATGGGAG GAGGTGGTAACACTGGATGAGGAAACTTTCAGCACGCCCTGTTACTGCCAGTTGGAACCTCATTCCTGCCATGTGCTCCTGGACCAGCTGGGCACCTACAGCCTGGTGGGGGAATCCTACTCCAGCGCCGCTCTCAAGAGCCTCCAGCTGGCCATCTTTGCACCCGCTGCCTGCAGCTCCCTTGAGTACAGCCTCAAAGTGTATTGCATAGAGGACACGCCTGACGCACTCAAG gaGATCCTGGAGCTCGAACGGAACCAGGGAGGGTACCTGCTGGAGGAGCCCAAGCCTCTGCTCTTCAAAGACAGTTACCACAACCTGCGACTGTCCATCCATGACATCCCTCACTCCCTGTGGAAGAGCAAGCTGCTGGCCAAATACCAG GAGATCCCTTTCTATCACATCTGGAGTGGCAGCCAGCGCGCCCTGCACTGCACCTTCAACCTGGAGAGACACAGCCTGGCATCCACCGAGCTCACCTGCAAGATCTGTGTGCGCCaggtggagggagaggggcagATCTTCCAGCTGCACACCTTCATCCAGGAG AACGTGACACCGTTTAACCCCTTCCCCGCCGCAGACAGTGACCCTTGCCCATCCATTCAGGTGGGGCCCTATGCCTTCAGGATACCCTCGTCCATCCGATATAAGATCTGCAGCAGCCTGGACGCGCCCACCACGCGGGGCAACGACTGGAGATTGCTGGCACACAATCTGGGCTTCGACAG GTACCTGAATTACTTTGCCACCAAGTCGAGCCCCACAGGTGTGCTGTTGGACCTGTGGGAGGCCTGTCACCATGACGACGCGGACCTCAACTCGCTGGCAAGCGCACTCGAGGAGATGGGCAAGAGCGAAGTGCTGGTGGTCATGGCGACCGAGGGCGACTGCTGA
- the LOC117417709 gene encoding netrin receptor UNC5B-b-like isoform X2 → MHSSRIQRSAALGLLMGYLAFCNLRATEAGPGDYSDVLPDSFPSAPAEPLPSFQQEPDDAYIVKNNPVELRCRATPAAQIYFKCNGDWVNQNDHVTRESLDQITGLVVREVDIEVSRTQVEELFGLDDFWCQCVAWSSAGTTKSRRAYVRIAYLRKNFDQEPLGKEVPLEHEVLLQCRPPEGIPGAEVEWLKNEEPIDPTRDSNFLITIDHNLIIKQARLSDTANYTCLARNIVAKRRSTTATVIVYVNGGWSTWTEWSPCNTRCGRGWQKRTRSCTNPAPLNGGAFCEGQPYQRVTCNTLCPVDGGWTEWAKWSACSRECTHWRSRDCQAPAPVNGGKDCSGLLLQSKNCTDGLCMTTLEVTGDVALYAGLVVALSIFLVIMVAVGVVVYRRMCRDFDTDITDSSAALTGGFHPINYKPPRHDNPHLLNASIQPDLTASAGSYRGPMYSLQDSGDKIPMTTSPLLDPLPSLKIKVYNSSTVSSQGLSSGGGLQEGGPISKAPLGTYPGGGVLSRDGDILNQKNKVLGSSQHLHTLPREPGNSASGTFGCLGGRLIIPNTGVSLLVPQGTIPQGKFYEMYLIINKRDNTTLPSEGTQTVLSPVVTCGPTGLLLCCPVVLSVPHCADLASSDWMVKLKTQAHSQWEEVVTLDEETFSTPCYCQLEPHSCHVLLDQLGTYSLVGESYSSAALKSLQLAIFAPAACSSLEYSLKVYCIEDTPDALKEILELERNQGGYLLEEPKPLLFKDSYHNLRLSIHDIPHSLWKSKLLAKYQEIPFYHIWSGSQRALHCTFNLERHSLASTELTCKICVRQVEGEGQIFQLHTFIQENVTPFNPFPAADSDPCPSIQVGPYAFRIPSSIRYKICSSLDAPTTRGNDWRLLAHNLGFDRYLNYFATKSSPTGVLLDLWEACHHDDADLNSLASALEEMGKSEVLVVMATEGDC, encoded by the exons gccCCGGTGATTACAGCGATGTGCTCCCGGACTCGTTCCCTTCGGCCCCCGCGGAGCCCCTACCCTCGTTCCAGCAGGAGCCGGACGACGCCTACATCGTGAAGAACAATCCTGTGGAATTGCGTTGCAGGGCCACGCCCGCCGCGCAGATCTACTTCAAATGCAACGGGGACTGGGTCAACCAGAACGACCACGTGACCAGAGAGAGCCTGGACCAGATCACAG GGCTGGTGGTTCGAGAGGTGGATATCGAGGTCTCTCGCACTCAGGTAGAGGAGCTCTTTGGACTGGATGATTTCTGGTGCCAGTGCGTGGCCTGGAGTTCTGCTGGGACTACAAAGAGCAGGAGGGCTTACGTCCGCATCGCAT ACCTGCGGAAGAACTTCGATCAGGAGCCGCTGGGGAAGGAGGTCCCGCTGGAGCACGAGGTGTTATTGCAGTGTCGGCCACCAGAGGGCATCCCAGGGGCTGAG GTGGAGTGGTTGAAGAACGAGGAGCCCATCGACCCCACCAGAGACTCCAACTTCCTGATCACCATCGATCACAACCTCATCATCAAGCAGGCTCGGCTCTCCGACACGGCCAACTACACCTGCCTGGCCAGGAACATTGTGGCCAAGAGACGCAGCACCACCGCCACTGTCATCGTATACG TGAACGGTGGCTGGTCCACGTGGACGGAGTGGTCCCCCTGTAACACTCGCTGTGGCCGTGGCTGGCAGAAGCGGACCCGGTCCTGTACCAACCCGGCGCCCCTCAACGGAGGAGCCTTCTGTGAGGGGCAGCCGTACCAGAGAGTCACCTGCAACACACTGTGCCCAG TGGACGGAGGCTGGACGGAGTGGGCGAAGTGGTCTGCCTGCAGCAGGGAGTGCACACACTGGCGCAGCCGCGACTGCCAGGCCCCGGCACCCGTGAACGGGGGGAAAGACTGCAGCGGTCTGCTGCTCCAATCCAAGAACTGCACCGACGGACTCTGTATGACCA ctctggaGGTGACGGGTGATGTAGCGCTGTACGCCGGCCTGGTGGTGGCGCTGTCTATTTTCCTGGTGATCATGGTGGCGGTGGGCGTGGTGGTCTACCGGCGGATGTGCCGTGACTTCGACACCGACATCACTGACTCATCGGCCGCCCTGACCGGGGGCTTTCACCCCATCAACTACAAACCTCCCCGACACG ATAACCCCCATCTCCTGAACGCCTCGATCCAGCCCGACCTGACCGCCAGCGCGGGTTCGTACCGGGGGCCCATGTACTCTCTGCAGGACTCGGGAGACAAGATCCCCATGACTACCTCCCCCTTGCTGGACCCCCTGCCCAGCCTGAAGATCAAGGTGTACAACTCCTCCACCGTCTCCTCTCAGGGGCTGTCCAGCGGAGGGGGGCTGCAGGAGGGAGGGCCCATCAGCAAGGCACCCCTGGGGACCTACCCCGGGGGAGGAGTGCTGTCCCGGGATGGAGATATCCTGAACCAGAAAAACAAGGTTCTCGGCTCCTCACAGCACCTCCACACCCTCCCCAGGGAGCCTGGGAACAGTGCCAGTGGGACGTTCGGCTGCCTAGGGGGACGACTGATTATCCCCAACACAG GTGTCAGTCTGCTGGTTCCCCAGGGCACAATCCCACAGGGGAAGTTCTACGAGATGTACCTCATCATAAACAAGCGCGACAACACAAC GCTCCCCTCGGAGGGCACACAGACTGTCCTGAGCCCCGTGGTGACATGTGGTCCCACAGGGTTGCTGCTGTGCTGCCCGGTCGTCCTGAGTGTACCGCACTGCGCCGACCTGGCCTCCTCTGACTGGATGGTGAAGCTCAAGACACAGGCACACAGCCAATGGGAG GAGGTGGTAACACTGGATGAGGAAACTTTCAGCACGCCCTGTTACTGCCAGTTGGAACCTCATTCCTGCCATGTGCTCCTGGACCAGCTGGGCACCTACAGCCTGGTGGGGGAATCCTACTCCAGCGCCGCTCTCAAGAGCCTCCAGCTGGCCATCTTTGCACCCGCTGCCTGCAGCTCCCTTGAGTACAGCCTCAAAGTGTATTGCATAGAGGACACGCCTGACGCACTCAAG gaGATCCTGGAGCTCGAACGGAACCAGGGAGGGTACCTGCTGGAGGAGCCCAAGCCTCTGCTCTTCAAAGACAGTTACCACAACCTGCGACTGTCCATCCATGACATCCCTCACTCCCTGTGGAAGAGCAAGCTGCTGGCCAAATACCAG GAGATCCCTTTCTATCACATCTGGAGTGGCAGCCAGCGCGCCCTGCACTGCACCTTCAACCTGGAGAGACACAGCCTGGCATCCACCGAGCTCACCTGCAAGATCTGTGTGCGCCaggtggagggagaggggcagATCTTCCAGCTGCACACCTTCATCCAGGAG AACGTGACACCGTTTAACCCCTTCCCCGCCGCAGACAGTGACCCTTGCCCATCCATTCAGGTGGGGCCCTATGCCTTCAGGATACCCTCGTCCATCCGATATAAGATCTGCAGCAGCCTGGACGCGCCCACCACGCGGGGCAACGACTGGAGATTGCTGGCACACAATCTGGGCTTCGACAG GTACCTGAATTACTTTGCCACCAAGTCGAGCCCCACAGGTGTGCTGTTGGACCTGTGGGAGGCCTGTCACCATGACGACGCGGACCTCAACTCGCTGGCAAGCGCACTCGAGGAGATGGGCAAGAGCGAAGTGCTGGTGGTCATGGCGACCGAGGGCGACTGCTGA